The window CAAGAAGCTGGAGCTTGATCCGGAATCCGTCCACATCGATTCAATCCGCGGGGTGGGCTACAAGCTGGTCGTGAGCAAAAAAAGAGCACCGGTCATTTAAAATGACGGTGTTCTTTTTTTGATTATACATAAAAATACTGATGTAACTATACACTATACTTACATTTCTGTTAGAGGCATTATTTCTGCCGCTGCCGATTTTACACTGCGTTAACAATTCTCTTCAACTCTATTTACACTGGAAGCTTATCATTGGGAACGAAGATGATGAGAAGGAGACGCCAAAACAAATGAAATCCATCATTGACATAGAGAAGCTAGATCTCTACTATGAGTCATTTCACGCACTGAAGAATGTGGAGCTGCAAATCCCGGAGAAACAGGTGACCGCGTTTATCGGGCCTTCCGGCTGCGGTAAATCCACCCTGCTGCGTACCCTAAACCGAATGAATGACATGATCCCCGGAACACGAATCGAAGGAACAGTAAACATCGGCGGCAAAAATATTTATAGCGACGAAGTGGAAGTGGAAAGCCTGCGCAAGCAGGTCGGCATGGTATTCCAGCAGCCGAATCCTTTTCCTAAGTCGATTTATGACAATGTAGCCTATGGCCCGCGTCTGCACGGCGTCCGCTCCAAAGCGGAACTCGACGAGCTCGTGGAGCAGAGCTTGCGCCAATCCGCCCTCTGGGAGGAAGTTAAGGATTTCCTGAAGAAGTCTGCGCTCAGCTTGTCCGGCGGACAACAGCAGCGGCTCTGTATTGCCAGAGCACTTGCGGTGCAGCCGGATATTCTGCTGATGGATGAGGCAACTTCTGCCCTGGACCCGGTCTCCACGCTTAAGATTGAGGAGCTGGTACAGGAATTGCGGAGTAAGTACACGATTGTAATGGTCACGCACAACATGCATCAGGCGGCCCGTGTGTCGGGACGTACCGTGTTTTTCCTGAATGGTGTCATCGTTGAGGCGGCGGATACGGAGATGCTGTTCTCCAATCCGAAGGACTCCCGCACTGAAGATTATATATCCGGACGCTTCGGCTAAGCGCTGGAGGACCCGTTCCTGGAAATGACAGGCTGACCATACGTTTTTGAGGAGGATCGGTTTACTTATGATTCGCAGAAAAGAATTCGACAAAGATCTGGAAGAGCTGCGCACCCTGCTGCAGCAAATGGGTGAGCATGTCATCGATGCGCTGGAAGGTGCTGTGGTGGCGCTGCAGACCCAGGATATCGAACGAGCACAAGACATCGTTAAGGCAGACCTGAGGCTGAATGCGATGGAAGACAAAATTATGGACATCGGCTCACGGCTTATTATTACCCAGCAGCCGGTAGCCAAAGACCTGCGCCGTATTATTGTTGCTTTCAAAATCTCCAGCGATCTGGAGCGTATGGGCGATTTGGCTCTGGATGTGGCGAAGGTTACCCTGCGTATCCAGGGACAGCAGCTGATCAAGCCGCTGGTGGATATTCCGCGCATGGCTGAAATTGTATCGGTAATGATTACCGAGGCCATTCAGTCCTACCTGGACGAGAATACCGATCTGGCCTACAAAATGGCCCAGGACGACGATCAGGTTGACGGGTTGTACAGTGCAATGATTAATGAGCTGTATGCTTATATGGTGGAGAAGCCGGAATCCCTGAATCAGGCCATGCTGCTGACACTGGTTGGCCGTTACATTGAGCGGATTGCTGACCACGCCACCAATATTGGCGAGAGTGTCGTTTATCTGGTGACGGGCAAGCGCCCGGATCTGAACCAATAGCCTGAGGCAAGCTCGCTCAGACAGCTGGAGTGAACCTCCCTGACGTATTTCTAAAACAGCACGCCCCCCATGGAGGCATGCTGTTTTTTATTTGTAAATGCAGGCAATAACGGGTTTAAGCCGCGGAAGAATGGCAATCCTGCATTAAATATAAGATTCTATCCCGGAGACTCATTTCGTGCACTTTGGTTCTTTTTTGTACAGATCATATGGTAAGATGTAAGAAGTAAGCAAGAAAAAGGCGAGGTGCTACAGTGGACAAGTTGATACTCATAGATGGAAATAACATCATTTACCGCGCGTTTTTTGCAATGCCGCCGCTGACGAATACAGCAGGACAGCAGACGAATGCGGTATACGGATTTACGACAATGCTATTGCGCTTAATTGACGATTATAAACCAAGCCATTTGATTGTGGCCTTTGATGCGGGGAAGATTACCTTCCGTCATGAAGGTTATGAGGATTATAAAGGCGGCCGCCAGAAGACTCCGCCCGAGCTGTCCGAGCAGTTCCCGATGCTGAAGGATCTGCTGCGCGATCTCGGTGTGCCGCAGTTTGAAATCAGCGGGTACGAGGCCGATGATATCATCGGCAGTATCTCCCGGGAAGCGGATGCAGCCGGACGTGAAGTGATCATTGTGTCCGGGGACAAGGATATGCTGCAGCTGGCTTCGGAGCATACTACCGTAGCCCTGGTACGCAAAGGTGTTACCGAAGTGGAACTGTACGGGCCGCAGCAGATACGTGAGAAATATGATCTGACCCCTGAGCAGATTATCGACCTCAAGGGCCTGATGGGTGATACGAGCGATAATATTCCAGGTGTTCCCGGCGTAGGTGAGAAAACGGCACTGAAGCTGCTGCACCAGTTCGGTTCTGTTGAAGGTGTACTCGCCGGAACAGGCGAACTGAAAGGAAAGATGAAGGAGAAGCTGGAGGAGCATGCCGACAGCGCCGTCATGAGCAAGAAGCTCGCGACGATTTACCGAGAGGTTCCGCTTGAGCATGCCTGGGAGGATATGGCCTTCAGCGGAATTAAGACAGAAACAGCCGGACCTGCGCTCGCTAAGCTGGAGTTCAAATCTCTGCTGGAGCGCTTGTCGCTAAGCGCCTATGCGCCAGCGGCAAACGGCGAAGGAACCGGAGCGGAAGCATCGGGTGCGGCTGAGACTGCTGTCCTGGATATTACGATTGTCGGCGAGGCCGACCTGGAAGCGTTAATTGCTGCCCTCCCGGATATTTCCGCACTGCATGTGGAGACAAACGGTGAGAATCCGCATCGTTCTGAAGTCATCGGCATCGGTCTGTCTTCGCCGGATCAGCATTACTTCGTGCCGCTTGCCCTGCTGAAGAGCCCGGCCGCCGCACCGCTGC of the Paenibacillus pedocola genome contains:
- the pstB gene encoding phosphate ABC transporter ATP-binding protein PstB, which gives rise to MKSIIDIEKLDLYYESFHALKNVELQIPEKQVTAFIGPSGCGKSTLLRTLNRMNDMIPGTRIEGTVNIGGKNIYSDEVEVESLRKQVGMVFQQPNPFPKSIYDNVAYGPRLHGVRSKAELDELVEQSLRQSALWEEVKDFLKKSALSLSGGQQQRLCIARALAVQPDILLMDEATSALDPVSTLKIEELVQELRSKYTIVMVTHNMHQAARVSGRTVFFLNGVIVEAADTEMLFSNPKDSRTEDYISGRFG
- the phoU gene encoding phosphate signaling complex protein PhoU, with the translated sequence MIRRKEFDKDLEELRTLLQQMGEHVIDALEGAVVALQTQDIERAQDIVKADLRLNAMEDKIMDIGSRLIITQQPVAKDLRRIIVAFKISSDLERMGDLALDVAKVTLRIQGQQLIKPLVDIPRMAEIVSVMITEAIQSYLDENTDLAYKMAQDDDQVDGLYSAMINELYAYMVEKPESLNQAMLLTLVGRYIERIADHATNIGESVVYLVTGKRPDLNQ